One Kryptolebias marmoratus isolate JLee-2015 unplaced genomic scaffold, ASM164957v2 Scaffold195, whole genome shotgun sequence genomic window, GATCAACAcatggagggagggggagggtgatgaagatgatgaagatgagtcATCTGACATTTTAAGAATACTTCTGTTACaacaagaggaggagggggggggccTCTCAGAGCTGAGGAGCAGGTGGGACTGATGGAGGAGATGGGGGTGGACTTCAGGAGAACCCACACCCAGCATCACAACAGCACCTCTACTTCCTCCACAGTCTGAGGAGAGCCTCATGTGCTCCTTCATGGAGAGGGTCCTGACCAGGACCCCCCCGTCCCAGTCTGCTGCCTCAGGAGGACACGGAGGACTCTCTGCAGACTCAGAGACAGCTTCAGCCTCCGGGCTGTCAGGAAGCTGCTGAactctgcccccccccccatgcaGCCCCCCTTCCTCCTTTACCTCTGTCCAGATGTCGCagttttcttctgctctgtGGATGAGACGACTGAGTTCATGAGGAAAATCAGTTCTTCATTTGACCCATCGTGGTTCTGGCTCATTTCAGGCTCAGAAACACAAACGGGTCGACCTGCAACTCGTTTCTCATCTTTAttggaaaacaaatgaaagaaaagaggctTTAAAGGATCCCTTCACTGCTGGGAACaagttggaaaaaacaaataagaacaaaacacgagtttaaataagtttgtttctgcggtgcaataaaaacagaaaagaatctTCACATAATGAAAGATTCCAAcaggaaacatttcaaattctgtcagaaaaacaaaaaactttcaaCTGAAATTcttcataaaacagaaacaaacagttttgttgGAAAAACGGCTCAGGTTTAGAAAAAGATCCCAGTAAACATGAAGATGATGTCATCCAGAAAAACTTTGGTATCTTCAGGAAAAATAAGAGCAAAGTTCAGTTTTGGTGCTTGAACCTTTATGGACCGGCAGCAGGAACAGAACCTCCTGGTCTGTCCCTCCGACACTCCCAGAAGGGACAGGTCCGTTTGTTGAACAGAATCAGAACCCACGGTTCTTCCTGATTTCAAAGATCAGATCAGACAACACTAACGAACATCCTGTGATGTTGATTGGTTCTGACGACTCGTTAAGCTAAAGATCCAGCTGTCTTCTGATTGGTCGACAGCAGAGAACTGAAGTTCACAGTAAAAGATCTGGGCTCGGGTTCAAGGAGCGTCGGGTTTTtagttttggatgtttttagaaaaaaaaaaaaattcaggaaatttgagtttttattctcGATCTCTGACTTCagaacaaaggaagaaaaaaacatttttgtcacattttctgtttagttttgttctcggagacaaaaacatcttcataaaaggtaacattttaatattttatcatcTGTCTGGAGTCGGGTCGCAGGGAGGCCCAGGAGTCTCCTCCAGCTCGTCCCAGGACAGTCCAGAGGGACACAGGGTCTCCAGTGTGTCCAGGGTCTCCTCCAGTTGGACATGTCCAAAACAGGAGACGTCCgcaccagatgcccgaaccaccttcACTTTGTTATTTGACCTTTATGTTTAGcaggtaaaatgtttgagacCCAGTTCTGCTTTACAGACATGAGCCGGACCACGATGTGGAGCGGGAACTGGACTCGGAGTCCAGTTGCCGGACCCTGATGTGGAGCTGGACCCTGATGTGGAGCGGGACCCTGATGTGGAGCGGGANNNNNNNNNNNNNNNNNNNNNNNNNNNNNNNNNNNNNNNNNNNNNNNNNNNNNNNNNNNNNNNNNNNNNNNNNNNNNNNNNNNNNNNNNNNNNNNNNNNNNNNNNNNNNNNNNNNNNNNNNNNNNNNNNNNNNNNNNNNNNNNNNNNNNNNNNNNNNNNNNNNNNNNNNNNNNNNNNNNNNNNNNNNNNNNNNNNNNNNNNNNNNNNNNNNNNNNNNNNNNNNNNNNNNNNNNNNNNNNNNNNNNNNNNNNNNNNNNNNNNNNNNNNNNNNNNNNNNNNNNNNNNNNNNNNNNNNNNNNNNNNNNNNNNNNNNNNNNNNNNNNNNNNNNNNNNNNNNNNNNNNNNNNNNNNNNNNNNNNNNNNNNNNNNNNNNNNNNNNNNNNNNNNNNNNNNNNNNNNNNNNNNNNNNNNNNNNNNNNNNNNNNNNNNNNNNNNNNNNNNNNNNNNNNNNNNNNNNNNNNNNNNNNNNNNNNNNNNNNNNNNNNNNNNNNNNNNNNNNNNNNNNNNNNNNNNNNNNNNNNNNNNNNNNNNNNNNNNNNNNNNNNNNNNNNNNNNNNNNNNNNNNNNNNNNNNNNNNNNNNNNNNNNNNNNNNNNNNNNNNNNNNNNNNNNNNNNNNNNNNNNNNNNNNNNNNNNNNNNNNNNNNNNNNNNNNNNNNNNNNNNNNNNNNNNNNNNNNNNNNNNNNNNNNNNNNNNNNNNNNNNNNNNNNNNNNNNNNNNNNNNNNNNNNNNNNNNNNNNNNNNNNNNNNNNNNNNNNNNNNNNNNNNNNNNNNNNNNNNNNNNNNNNNNNNNNNNNNNNNNNNNNNNNNNNNNNNNNNNNNNNNNNNNNNNNNNNNNNNNNNNNNNNNNNNNNNNNNNNNNNNNNNNNNNNNNNNNNNNNNNNNNNNNNNNNNNNNNNNNNNNNNNNNNNNNNNNNNNNNNNNNNNNNNNNNNNNNNNNNNNNNNNNNNNNNNNNNNNNNNNNNNNNNNNNNNNNNNNNNNNNNNNNNNNNNNNNNNNNNNNNNNNNNNNNNNNNNNNNNNNNNNNNNNNNNNNNNNNNNNNNNNNNNNNNNNNNNNNNNNNNNNNNNNNNNNNNNNNNNNNNNNNNNNNNNNNNNNNNNNNNNNNNNNNNNNNNNNNNNNNNNNNNNNNNNNNNNNNNNNNNNNNNNNNNNNNNNNNNNNNNNNNNNNNNNNNNNNNNNNNNNNNNNNNNNNNNNNNNNNNNNNNNNNNNNNNNNNNNNNNNNNNNNNNNNNNNNNNNNNNNNNNNNNNNNNNNNNNNNNNNNNNNNNNNNNNNNNNNNNNNNNNNNNNNNNNNNNNNNNNNNNNNNNNNNNNNNNNNNNNNNNNNNNNNNNNNNNNNNNNNNNNNNNNNNNNNNNNNNNNNNNNNNNNNNNNNNNNNNNNNNNNNNNNNNNNNNNNNNNNNNNNNNNNNNNNNNNNNNNNNNNNNNNNNNNNNNNNNNNNNNNNNNNNNNNNNNNNNNNNNNNNNNNNNNNNNNNNNNNNNNNNNNNNNNNNNNNNNNNNNNNNNNNNNNNNNNNNNNNNNNNNNNNNNNNNNNNNNNNNNNNNNNNNNNNNNNNNNNNNNNNNNNNNNNNNNNNNGGAGCGGGACCCTGATGTGGAGCGGGACCCTGATGTGGAGCGGGAGCTGGACTCGGAGTCTGTCCAAGAAAACGGACCCTCTGTCCTCCCTGCATTCAACACTAATCTAAACCaatcagttttcagtttaatgGGTGGAAACATGCTTGTTCTGCTATAAGAACATTTTTATCTCAAATgaaaaacttcaaatattttttccttCACTTGTTCTGAagtcagaaacatgaaaactcaaTATAAAGATTTAAGCTGAAAAGTTCCTgtggaataaataaatcttagaATAATTCattataaatatacaaaatgttGAACCTTCTCAGTAAAgttgatttgatttcatttctgtttgtttttttatttcttcttcctttcctCGTCTCCTAACCTCATTTACTCTTCGATTCCTTCTTTCCTTATCTCCTTAACATCCTCCTCCCTCAGctctccctctcttcctctttGCTCAGATTAAACCCCGCCTCCTGTGTCTGATTGGTCTGTTTTACAGTCAGTCACTCTTGTAGACCTTAaagccccgcctcctcctctGGCTCTGTATCTTTGATTGGTGGACAATCAGAATGAAGTCACACAGGCCATCTCGTCAGCcagctccgcctcctcctctcGGCTGGTCCTGATTGGCTCCTCGTCGCTGTAGAGCGCCGCCGGGTCGTCAGCGATGGTGCTCAAGAAGTCATGGCTCCCGGAGCTGAGGAGGTCGCTTGCCGCTGACTCCATCTCGTCCACGGTCATGTGACATGCGTCAGCAATTTCTCGCTTGGCGAAGGCCACAAACTTTGGATCCCGAGCGTAAAGTCCGAGTCCCTCTGAGATCAGAACCTGCAGAGACCAGAACAGAACCTTCTCATCTCCGTGGAAACCCAGACACTGGGTTTCTGATCGGGGATTGATCGTGCGGACTCACCGCTTCCACCAGGCTGTCGGCAGATCCTCGTTTCTCCGTGAACGGAGCACCGAGTTGTGAGGGAACTCTGAGGGTGGTGTAAGCCCGGTACGGGGGCGGAGCTAcaatacagtcacatgacctgtTCAGACACGCTCAGACAGTCACAGGTTCATTTCTCTCTGAGAGTTTGTCCTCACCTGATGTCCCTGCAGGGCCACCGTACCAGGCGGGTctgtcactcacacctgtcACATCACAAGAACCAgagtttcacattaaaagccTTCTGAAAAAGTCTTTGCTTTTTGAAAAATTCATCTCCTCACCtcgctctgctcctcctctcttcccctcacttccccctcctcctcccgcccCCCAGGGGGGgctgccctcctcctccaccaggaTGAGTGGAGCGTAGAGGAGGCGTCCACGCCGAGGACACGGCTTCGCCCAGGACGCCGAGGCCACCGCCGAGGAAAGGCCCGCCGAGCGGTGGGAGTCATGCTCCAGCTGAGGGtgaaggagagagggaggagttACCTGAACAACaggtgtgtgggtgggtggagTCAGTGTGTTACCTGAGCGCGGCGTGGCGGGGATGTCGGGTGGTATGTCCCGGGAATCGGCAGATCGTCGCTGCTGCCCTGACGCCTCAGACACTGGATGTTGAAGGACGGCTTCCGACctgaaaaggtcaaaggtgCAAAAAACTTTCAGGGTTTTCCACGAGGACTGATCAGTTTTTTCTAGAGACACATTTCTATTTTGCCATGtgcttcaaatgttttgaaaagttatCCACCAAACAACTTATTGACCATCTGGAAACTCCTAATGTTGTCAAGCCTTTAGGTTGGCTGCTTGTGAACTGTCTGTGCCATCGATAACATCTGTTTCAGCAGATCACTCCATCCTGCTGGGAAACTTAGTGTCGGTCAACAGCTGCAGTTCTGAGCGGACACAGTAGTTGAGGTGGAAGGTCACCTGTTTGACCCGCTACCCATTCACACAGGTGGTCCCCAAGGCTCTATACCTGGTCTAACTGCTCTTATCATTTATATCAACGATGTAGCCAATGCTGTATTCATCTGTGTGCTGATAGGACCACCTTCCCATCCGaggaagcaaaacgtcttcaggtacagaacagaagtccagttgctttattttttggattttttggatttgccatgtcctgcaTGACTGAGAATCCACACCAGCAGAATAAGAACATGTgtaaaagaaactggaaaatatAGTTATAAGAACAGGTgccctgaggaactccacatTAATTACATCATGAACGACTGGGTCACCtgtgggtgtggcaggaagTAGGCGTCTACGGGTAGTCCTTCTCCCCTCACTATATCCGTTACCATAGCTACTGTTGGTGTAGGGGGTGTGGCCATCATAGTGGTTTTTGTACTCATCAGGATAATGTctgcaaaaagacaaagcatAATTAAAACCATATTCATAAATTCAAAATTTATATTAGTTTTCTCACCTTTATCTCCTATCTGAACATCATGACTCATTCATTTAATCTCTTTGGGCCATAAAAGTCATGGAAATATTCATTCATGTTATCATCTgtacaaatgtttatttgtaaataaaaccatttatgtAAAGATATGGCTGTGTATTTATTTGCCCCTGACTGAACCTGTCAGAATCAGCCTTTAGGCCGTCAGTCTGAGACACTAACGCAGCAGAAGAGCATCGATGCTGTTTGTTCCAATGTTGGGTCCTGATCGGTCTCCAGGTCTCATCGTACCTGTCTCTGGAGGTGACACTCTCGttgtcctcctctctgctgtggtAACCCTGCTCTCTGTACACCTCCACATCCCCGTTCCTCCAGGATCTGTCCCTCGAGTCCCTCCTGCAGACCAACAGGACACTCAGTCAAGCAGACCTCCCTGACATGATCTCCAGAAGAATTCTCAGCTTCTGTTTGATGCACATGGAGCAGCGCCTTCTGCTGGACGTTCTGGGAAGCATTCACACACCTTCCACGTCTGTAGGACGGTCTCCTGTGGGTCGAGTCAAGCAGACCGTTCTTCACCGAGGAGCGGCGGTGCTGATGACTGACAGATGACCTCAGACTGTCTCCACGGCGAAGATGCTCATCGTGTTCGTTCCCGTTGGCCATCTTGGTTAGCGATCCAACTCGGTGGATCAGACCACCGTTCGAGACTCCACCATCACCTGCAGAGAGGACTGCACATGCTCAGTGGAGACAGGGTTACACGGATCTTAACCCTAACAGGTGAGTTTAGATCGGTTACGGTTACCTGGTTACCTGACCTGGTTTTGGATTAAACCAACactctgaaacattttattgatccagttttacagttttataaagGTTGATGCTAACATAATCCAACAACATGTTAGCTAGTTTCAGGAGAGCCAACCAAGCTAAGCTAGCAGACGTTTCCTTTGGGAAAGTCTGAATCACTGTTAGTGGATCCTGAACAAACAAGAACCCAAACATCCACGTCTACCCCCCCCGTGACTGCCACACGCCTCAGGACCTACCTGCCCCCAGACTCTGGACTCACCTGTCCCCAAACTCTGGACCAACCTGTCCCTAAACTCTGGACCAACCTGTCCTTAAACTCTGAACCTTAAACTCTGTCCTTAAACTCTGAACCGACCTGTCCTTAAACTCTGGACCAACCTGTCCCTAAACTCTGGACACACCTGTCCCTAAATTCTAATCAGTTATTTGTGATTTTGGTCAGCACTTTTTGGTTGAGAAGGACTCAGGAACCTGTGAGGTCTTGTTGAAAATGGGTTTATCTTAAAAGCAGAAGCTGTTTGGGACTTTATGAAGACATTTTGGTTTATGAGGTGCTCtctaaaggaatgca contains:
- the LOC108229535 gene encoding voltage-dependent L-type calcium channel subunit alpha-1F; amino-acid sequence: EEVTVGKFYATFLIQDYFRKFRRRKERGALTGESDSTNQSAVQLCKAGLKTLQDLGPEMRLALTEDLEEEDEEEEEEAMDDEEEENAAYKAENRFSAENRRGSVLTPTGDGGVSNGGLIHRVGSLTKMANGNEHDEHLRRGDSLRSSVSHQHRRSSVKNGLLDSTHRRPSYRRGRRDSRDRSWRNGDVEVYREQGYHSREEDNESVTSRDRHYPDEYKNHYDGHTPYTNSSYGNGYSEGRRTTRRRLLPATPTGRKPSFNIQCLRRQGSSDDLPIPGTYHPTSPPRRAQLEHDSHRSAGLSSAVASASWAKPCPRRGRLLYAPLILVEEEGSPPWGAGGGGGSEGKRGGAERGVSDRPAWYGGPAGTSAPPPYRAYTTLRVPSQLGAPFTEKRGSADSLVEAVLISEGLGLYARDPKFVAFAKREIADACHMTVDEMESAASDLLSSGSHDFLSTIADDPAALYSDEEPIRTSREEEAELADEMACVTSF